The Anomaloglossus baeobatrachus isolate aAnoBae1 chromosome 4, aAnoBae1.hap1, whole genome shotgun sequence genome contains the following window.
TTGATGAACTTGCAGCAATCACCTCCAGTTGTTCAGTAGCAGATTTTATTCTGACAACTATTATTACTCTACAAACCAGTATACAATATTAGTGACGAAGGTGTAATGTGCAGGATGATGATTATATTCAGAGGTCCTTCAGGTCTTTCTGAATGTTCCACAAAGTGTCAGCGCTGTTCTTCAATTGAGCAACTTCATCGTCTCGTAGCTTCTGATTCACCACCTCAACCAGCCCCTGACCATTCAGGACACAGGGAAGACTGAGGAAGACTTCGTCATTAATGCCATAGAAGccctggggagaaaaaaaaaaaaaaaaaaaaaaaagtttctatttAATGAAATCTGATCGTTTAAAGGAGAAACCCATTAGTCAACCTCAAAACTATGGCATGGAAAGTGTTAAGATTTACTTGTTAGCTAAGGGATTACTGCAAACACACACTACCCTTCTCACCCTGAGACTTGTACAGGGCTGTATACTTCGTCAAATCTTGCGGGAGTGAccttccctgtaatataggctggttgCAAGACTTCTCCTGCACCACCTCTTCCTACTCCCCTCACCACTTTTCCTTGAGATGGTTTTCCACTCCATTCCTCATCTCACCTACCCAACCCACCCAAGAAATGAAGGGAGGAGCTTGATTgctgtccccccccccaccccctcctcctcctctcatgCAGGGAaattggggggggggtgtctgaccTCTGGAGCCCCCCCACCTGTGTCAGAGCCAAAGTTTATTGTGTGCACTGCTGCTCTATTCATTCTAATGGGGTGTGCCACAGTATGGCTGAGTGCTGTCACCTCCATTGCCTGCCCTACTTTATGAATGAAAACGGTAGTGGGCATGATCAACCTCCACTCCAGCTCTTTGGAGCCCCAATTCTCAGGATTCTTGGGGTAAGTGCAGAGACTACATTGATTGTGAAGTTATGAATACCTGTGAGGAATATGACATCCATACATGCCAGTCACTGCCACTTCACATTTATACACATCCTGCCCTGCAGCAATAAGAAGTCACCCAGATCTGGTCACCAAATGGCAGGTGACAAAAGCCAATTAAGACTAAGGGAGAATCTCTAACCAGAGAAAGCCTTGCGCCGATACTTAATCTCAACCTACACGTAACTAGCTTTTCTTACCTTTACCATTGTGGAAACTGGATGTACCCGACACAGGTTCTTTGTTATGGATTCAGACAGGTCAGCCACACTCATGCCAATGGCCCAATTGGTGTACCCCTTCAGCTTGATCACTTCGTAAGCACTACAATGATGGATCAGTGTTAAGAAATTTCTTATCTTTACAGCTTGATTGAATGGAAATTTTTGTACTTTACATTGCAGAAGGCAACAATGACAGCTGGACGGTGCCATGATGAAGCTCACATGAAGGATTAAAGGTATCCTTGGCTTTGAGAAGCCTATTCTCCAGTGACTGTACTACAGCCATGAAGTTAAACCATGTTCATCAATGTACAAAGCAAGTGGTGCATACAGATTATGAAGCATCAACGGCACCTCTTTCAGACCTGGCGATTGCTGGGACCTTAGGAGACCCCATCAGCTGAAATTTCCCCTTAAACTAGGGCTAGTATACCAGACAGTTACAGGCgaaatacgaggggctgctaagtctttgtGATAGTTTTTGTGGTAATGATGGAAGCCATGTGTCTAATAGGTTTTCTACACATGGGAAAGCAAAATGGTCTAATGCGATGTTCTCAGCAACTGAGAGCTGAGTAGTGAAAACTCTTGTTTCTTCAAGGGAAGTCTGTAAagcatattcatggtgatatgttgcagactttggggtgggggggggggggggagggggatgggGTTGTGTGaagtcaatgcccttcatattccacaattaagaactgggttgccaaatttaaaaaacaggccacttcacagcaccaatgatgaggaacgtcttggacgaccgagagtggttgttctggagatcgatgctgtgcacaacctcatactggagagccCACGAATTTCAGTTAAAGCAGTAGCAGACATCATTGGATTTCCCCATGAACGCATTTGTGTTATTATCCATGAACATAAGAAAGCAATCTGCAGAGTGggcccccaaatgtttgacaacagatcagagaagaatGCGAGTGAAAGCTTCCCAGTCCATTTGGCAGCGTTTCCgggctgataagaacttcctggatcaactggtcactatggatgagacctggatttatttgtatgaccctgataacaaggagcagtcaaaagtggTTCTCCTcgcccaaagaagttcagggtgcgaaagtcagccactaaggtgatggtgtctgttctgggttaaggagggcatgctgttagtggactaccttcaaaagggttccaccatcaatgcaatgtaTTATATTGAACTTATGGACCAATTTAATGCAGCTCTGAatgccaaaaggcgcagcaagctgtccaaaggaatcttgtcctgcaggacaacgcctctgctcacactgcacaagcgaccatggcaaaactggcagagctgagcttccagctggttgaccacccaccttattcaccagattaaGCTCCCTCTGATTGTCAtcagtttccaaacctgaagaaaccctcaagggtaccacatttcacaccatttctgatgacaTGGCTAGTACGGGTGCCTGGTTTCAGGCACAACCAAAATACTTTTCTGCTAGACTTCCAGAACtttgaataccgatgtaagaagtgtgttgtcatcagtggagattatgtggaataaatgtaaagtgtcATCAtcctcctatcttgtttctttctggctaaagccaaagacttaccagCCCCTTGTAGCCTGTAGATCTACATTTCTTGTTTACTTAATTTCTAGGTATATAGTGTTCCTTAAAGAATTTAAAGCTGGGACAAGAAGGATTTAGATACAGCCATTCTGTAGCTTTTAAGCCTTGCCGCCATTACCTGTCAACCACCTGCTTGTGAACTTCCTTCCAGTTCTCAGGGTCCTTGTCAGTTCCAATATCAGGGTTCAGGGACTGTAGGGAAACACCGGCCACATTAACACCACTCCAGACAGGGACTGGAAACAAAGTGATAGTATGAGTGTATTTAGTTACAAGCCAGGCCTTGTCATCCGTACATATCCTTCCCAAAAATAGCCACTCACCACTAGAGTCTCCATGCTCTCCTAGGACAAACCCATGGCAGCTGCTAGTATGGACCCCGAGCTTCTGAGAAATCAGATAGCGAAATCTTGCAGAGTCTAGGTTGGTTCCACTTCCTATGACACGACTCTGGGGCAAACCACTCAGCTTCCATGTGACGTAGGTCATGATGTCAACTGCAACCAGATTTTATTGTAAAAATTCCACAAATGGGCTCCACACCTAGGAATAATAGAATTCGAGAAGTACCTGGATTGGAGACTACAATCAGTGTGGCATCAGGGCTGTACTTCACAACCTGTGGAATGATGAACTTGAAGACATCGACGTTCCTTTGTACCAAGTTGAGACGGCTCTCTCCCTCCTGTTGTCGAACGCCACCGGTGACCACCACAATCCTAGAATTTTTAGTCACGGAGTAGTCTAGAGTGGGAAGAAGTAAAAACCATGTAACGCTACAATG
Protein-coding sequences here:
- the LDHB gene encoding L-lactate dehydrogenase B chain, which produces MATVQAKLLSCVASDKTAAPRNKITVVGVGQVGMACIISILQKELADELALVDILEDKLRGEMLDLQHGSLFLKTPTIVADKDYSVTKNSRIVVVTGGVRQQEGESRLNLVQRNVDVFKFIIPQVVKYSPDATLIVVSNPVDIMTYVTWKLSGLPQSRVIGSGTNLDSARFRYLISQKLGVHTSSCHGFVLGEHGDSSVPVWSGVNVAGVSLQSLNPDIGTDKDPENWKEVHKQVVDSAYEVIKLKGYTNWAIGMSVADLSESITKNLCRVHPVSTMVKGFYGINDEVFLSLPCVLNGQGLVEVVNQKLRDDEVAQLKNSADTLWNIQKDLKDL